A window of the Microtus pennsylvanicus isolate mMicPen1 chromosome 4, mMicPen1.hap1, whole genome shotgun sequence genome harbors these coding sequences:
- the LOC142848889 gene encoding putative olfactory receptor 2W6, translated as MEMNSSGEDFILLGFSSRPQLEHIISVVVFIFYVVTLVGNTTIILVSYLDSQLHTPMYFFLSNLSFVDLCYTTSIVPQMLVNLWGPKKSITYGGCALQFFFALDLGATECLLLAVMAYDRYAAVCQPLHYTVIMHPVLCQKMVLSAWLGGLGSALILCSLTLKLPRCGHREVDNFFCEMPALIKMACVYSRVIEVVVFTLGVIFLLVPLSLILISYGVITQAVMKIKAAARWKKVLNTCGSHLTVVTLFYGTLIYMYMKPQNTISHEEGQFFTLFYTIVTPSLNPLIYTLRNKDVKSAVKRILGTDKHSAKM; from the coding sequence ATGGAAATGAACAGCTCTGGAGAAGACTTCATCCTTCTGGGGTTTTCCAGTCGACCCCAACTGGAGCACATCATCTCTGTCGTTGTCTTCATCTTCTATGTTGTGACTCTGGTAGGAAACACGACTATCATTCTAGTGTCCTATCTGGACTCTCAGCTCCATACTCCCATGTATTTCTTCTTATCTAATTTGTCCTTTGTGGACCTCTGTTATACGACGAGCATTGTCCCACAGATGCTGGTAAATCTATGGGGTCCAAAGAAGTCTATCACATACGGAGGGTGTGCACTCCAGTTCTTCTTTGCCCTGGACCTGGGAGCCACAGAATGTCTTCTCTTGGctgtgatggcctatgaccgctatgctGCTGTCTGTCAACCTCTTCACTACACAGTTATAATGCACCCTGTTCTTTGCCAGAAGATGGTGCTGTCAGCCTGGCTCGGTGGTCTTGGCAGTGCCTTAATTCTTTGCTCCTTGACTTTGAAGTTGCCAAGGTGTGGGCACCGGGAAGTGGATAACTTTTTCTGTGAAATGCCAGCATTGATCAAGATGGCTTGTGTCTATTCCAGAGTAATTGAGGTTGTTGTGTTTACCCTTGGAGTTATATTTCTTCTAGTACCTCTATCACTAATTCTCATCTCCTATGGAGTCATTACTCAGGCTGTGATGAAGATCAAGGCAGCAGCAAGGTGGAAAAAAGTTCTGAATACATGTGGTTCCCACCTCACAGTAGTAACCCTGTTTTATGGAACACTCATTTATATGTACATGAAGCCGCAGAATACCATATCCCATGAGGAAGGAcagttttttactcttttttacaCCATTGTCACCCCCAGTCTTAACCCTTTGATCTACACCTTAAGAAACAAAGATGTAAAAAGTGCGGTGAAGCGAATTCTAGGAACAGACAAGCATTCTGCCAAAATGTGA
- the LOC142848890 gene encoding olfactory receptor 2W1 produces the protein MDPRNYSALHVFILLGFSDHPQLKMILSGVVTFFYIITLVGNTAIILASLLDPHLHTPMYFFLRNLSFLDLCFTTSIVPQMLVNLWGPEKTISSVGCVVQLYVYMWLGSIECLLLAVMSYDRFTAICKPLHYFVIMNPRLCVKMIVMVWSISLANSVVLCTLTVNLPRCGHNLLDHFLCELPAMVKIACVDTTKVEMSVFALGIVIVLMPLILILISYGYIAKTVLNMKSKAGQKKAMNTCGSHLTVVSIFYGTIIYMYLQPGNRASKDQGKFLTLFYTIITPSLNPLIYTLRNRDMKDALKKLMRFYHRFAEVRRN, from the coding sequence ATGGACCCAAGAAATTACAGTGCCCTGCATGTTTTTATCCTGCTTGGCTTCTCTGACCACCCTCAACTGAAAATGATCCTCTCTGGAGTTGTCACCTTCTTCTACATTATTACGTTGGTGGGTAACACAGCTATCATTCTTGCATCCCTCCTGGATCCCCATCTCCACACACCAATGTACTTTTTCCTCAGGAATTTATCTTTCCTGGATTTGTGCTTCACAACCAGCATTGTCCCCCAGATGCTGGTTAACCTGTGGGGACCTGAGAAGACCATCAGCTCTGTGGGTTGTGTGGTTCAGCTCTATGTGTACATGTGGCTAGGCTCTATTGAGTGTCTTCTCTTGGCTGTCATGTCCTATGACCGTTTCACAGCTATCTGCAAGCCATTGCACTATTTTGTAATCATGAATCCACGACTGTGTGTCAAGATGATCGTCATGGTCTGGAGTATTAGTTTGGCCAACTCTGTAGTATTATGCACACTCACCGTGAATTTGCCTCGCTGTGGACACAACCTTCTGGATCATTTCTTGTGTGAGTTGCCAGCCATGGTCAAGATAGCTTGTGTAGACACCACAAAAGTCGAAATGTCTGTTTTTGCCCTAGGCATTGTTATTGTCCTTATGCCCCTCATccttattcttatttcctatggCTACATAGCCAAAACTGTGCTCAACATGAAGTCAAAGGCAGGCcaaaaaaaagcaatgaatacCTGTGGATCTCATCTCACTGTGGTCTCTATATTCTATGGAACTATTATCTACATGTACTTACAACCAGGTAACAGGGCCTCCAAGGACCAGGGCAAGTTCCTCACCCTCTTTTACACCATCATCACTCCAAGCCTCAACCCCCTCATTTACACCCTAAGGAACAGAGACATGAAAGATGCGCTGAAGAAACTCATGAGGTTTTACCACAGATTCGCAGAAGTAAGGAGAAACTAG